Proteins found in one Diorhabda sublineata isolate icDioSubl1.1 chromosome 9, icDioSubl1.1, whole genome shotgun sequence genomic segment:
- the LOC130449126 gene encoding serine/threonine-protein kinase PAK 3 has protein sequence MSFLFQRKPKEGPKVAVIGAPTNVNHDIHVTVNEQGLLTGLPSAWMRQIGTQITKDEQRENPLVVKQVLQFYNFSIKKGNEERPEFKHIITEKDIVEESKLIDLYSLSKDAHKSKDSLSDSEKSSDEQKPSTPVRPPRKIDVTNLVQTKNLAKNLVDLTIVDDIKKEEVEYRDKSSSNTDLSNDDVIRRRSGMTDDDYMLEIRKICNPGDPNQYYERTHKDLGSGASGIVFSATCIKTGELVAIKDIDMTKQHKKDLLLSEIKIMKNFKHKNLVNFLDAFLVNDDHLYVVMELLDGGPLTDVVTETVMKEGQIAAVCYEVLQAINYLHERGTIHRDIKSDNVLLGMNGTVKVTDFGFCANVVGNEQRETMVGTPYWMAPEVVTRQKYGKKVDIWSLGIMIVEMLDGEPPYLREPPLRALYLITANGRPNIIRWSSLSEKLQSFIDFCLQVDVDKRATAKELLQHEFLDEKMELKTLTPLIRAAKKMLHKT, from the exons ATGAGTTTCCTTTTTCAAAGAAAGCCCAAAGAAGGACCCAAAGTAGCCGTTATTGGAGCACCTACAAATGTAAATCATGATATACATGTAACTGTTAATGAACAAGGTCTTTTGACAG GTCTCCCGTCGGCTTGGATGAGACAAATAGGTACCCAAATTACGAAAGATGAACAAAGAGAAAATCCACTAGTTGTCAAGCAAGTTTTGCAGTTTTataacttttcaattaaaaagGGCAACGAAGAGAGACCTGAATTTAAGCATATAATTACAGAAAAAGATATTGTAGAAGAATCTAAATTAATTGACCTATACAGTCTTTCCAAAGATGCTCATAAAAGTAAAGATTCTTTATCAGATTCTGAAAAAAGTAGTGATGAACAAAA aCCATCAACTCCAGTAAGGCCTCCCAGGAAAATAGATGTAACAAATTTAGTGCAAACCAAAAATTTGGCAAAGAACTTGGTGGATTTAACTATAGTtgatgatattaaaaaagaGGAAGTCGAGTATAGAGATAAATCAAGTTCAAATACTGATTTATCTAATGATGATGTCATAAGAAGACGTAGTGGAATGACGGATGATGATTATATGTTAGAAATACGTAAGATTTGTAACCCAGGAGATCCTAATCAATATTATGAACGCACTCATAAGGACCTAGGATCTGGTGCATCAGGAATCGTTTTTTCTGCCACGTGCATTAAAACTGGGGAACTAGTTGCCATAAAAGATATTGATATGACAAAACAACACAAAAAAGATTTATTACTCAGCGagatcaaaataatgaaaaacttcaaGCATAAAAACCTTGTGAACTTCTTAGATGCTTTCTTGGTGAACGACGATCACTTATATGTGGTGATGGAATTGTTAGATGGTGGTCCTTTAACAGATGTTGTTACTGAGACTGTAATGAAAGAAGGGCAGATAGCTGCAGTTTGTTACGAGGTCTTACAAGCCATCAATTATTTACACGAAAGAGGCACGATTCACAGAGATATTAAATCAGATAACGTTTTGTTGG gTATGAATGGTACTGTGAAAGTGACAGATTTCGGATTCTGTGCAAACGTAGTCGGAAACGAACAAAGAGAAACTATGGTAGGAACTCCATATTGGATGGCTCCCGAAGTAGTTACAAGacaaaaatatggtaaaaaagTAGATATTTGGTCTCTAGGCATTATGATTGTAGAAATGTTGGATGGAGAACCTCCTTATCTTCGAGAACCACCTCTTAGAGCTCTATATTTGATTACAGCAAACGGTAGACCAAACATCATCAGATGGTCTAGTTTATCAGAAAAATTGCaaagttttattgatttttgtctCCAAGTTGACGTTGATAAACGAGCTACGGCTAAAGAGTTGTTGCAACATGaatttttagatgaaaaaatggaattgaagaCACTTACTCCTCTAATTAGGGCTGCCAAAAAGATGCTCCACAAAACTTAA